In Bacillus spongiae, a single genomic region encodes these proteins:
- a CDS encoding spore germination protein, with translation MFSIIKRWLKNDKKHESEWSKQKAKDEEDNKPPTFPHIYEQFTDCDDMTLKSYPHVEIKLLYFDYMVNKQALLSDVLSKLQELSKEEIQSFLDHHSFQVSHNSKEVTKAILEGKVILFHHETVYIYSVTMLESRSIQSAENETIITGPHDALNELIDTNLSLIRRRIRSSHLKIVKLSVGEIGKSKVFLLYIEKIANADIVEELKERINHIEIDAIYDTNMLIQLIDESPNSPFPQYHTTERPDVVASKLAEGKVVGMMEHSPYAFSAPTDFFDFFQSVDDYNQRWLVGSATRLLRFFALFTTLFITPIYVSITTFHYEMVPDLLLINLISSRSQVPFPPILEALLMEFTIELLREAGARLPTKIGQTIGIVGGIVIGSASVEAGITSNILVIAVSISAISSFVIPNYVMSNSIRITRFAFILIAGILGNLGILFAVSCLIIHLTGLTNLKSPYLWPISPLNTGGWRDTILRGPFSALTNRPSINHSQNNTKEK, from the coding sequence ATGTTTTCTATTATAAAGCGATGGTTGAAAAATGATAAAAAGCATGAATCAGAGTGGAGCAAGCAAAAAGCAAAAGACGAAGAAGACAATAAACCACCGACGTTTCCCCATATATATGAACAATTCACGGATTGCGACGATATGACGCTTAAGTCCTACCCTCATGTAGAAATTAAGCTACTGTATTTTGATTACATGGTTAATAAACAAGCACTGTTAAGTGATGTCCTATCAAAATTACAAGAATTATCCAAAGAAGAAATTCAGTCATTTCTAGACCATCACTCCTTTCAAGTAAGTCATAATAGTAAGGAAGTTACAAAGGCCATTTTAGAGGGAAAAGTAATTCTATTCCACCATGAAACCGTATATATATACTCCGTTACCATGCTTGAGTCACGTTCAATCCAATCAGCGGAAAACGAAACGATTATTACCGGTCCACACGATGCATTAAATGAACTAATTGACACGAATCTTTCTCTGATAAGACGAAGAATTCGTAGTTCCCATTTAAAAATCGTGAAGCTGTCTGTCGGAGAAATTGGGAAATCAAAAGTATTTCTTTTATACATCGAAAAAATCGCTAACGCAGATATCGTCGAAGAATTGAAAGAGAGAATTAATCATATAGAAATAGATGCGATTTATGACACGAATATGTTAATTCAACTAATCGATGAATCGCCTAACTCTCCTTTTCCGCAATACCATACAACGGAACGACCTGATGTTGTCGCTTCTAAATTAGCTGAAGGAAAAGTAGTCGGAATGATGGAGCATAGCCCATACGCGTTTAGTGCTCCTACTGATTTCTTTGATTTTTTTCAATCGGTGGATGATTATAATCAACGATGGCTCGTAGGAAGTGCAACAAGACTACTACGGTTTTTTGCTCTTTTCACCACATTATTTATTACACCTATATATGTCTCCATCACGACGTTTCATTATGAAATGGTACCTGACCTTCTCTTAATTAATCTCATTTCGTCTCGTAGCCAAGTTCCATTTCCCCCTATTTTGGAGGCTTTATTAATGGAATTTACGATTGAATTATTACGAGAGGCTGGAGCGCGTTTACCAACAAAAATTGGACAAACAATCGGGATTGTCGGTGGAATTGTCATTGGGTCCGCTTCTGTTGAAGCGGGAATAACGAGTAATATTCTCGTCATAGCGGTTTCGATTTCAGCGATCTCATCCTTCGTTATTCCTAACTATGTGATGAGTAATTCCATTCGAATTACACGGTTTGCTTTTATTTTAATTGCCGGAATTTTAGGCAACTTAGGTATTCTGTTTGCTGTTTCCTGCCTCATTATTCATCTTACTGGCTTAACGAACCTGAAATCGCCTTATTTATGGCCAATCTCTCCACTTAATACGGGTGGATGGAGAGATACGATTTTACGAGGGCCTTTTTCCGCTCTTACGAATCGTCCTAGTATAAATCATTCACAAAATAACACGAAAGAAAAATAA
- a CDS encoding GerAB/ArcD/ProY family transporter gives MQEKIHRYQLAIIIYMIQVGISIFTLPRIVAEAFGTNGWIALLFVSFIGVLNILLIGLVFHFGKDRTIFQLLEKSIPKLLLFPIYIAIALLWSCLAVLIAKDFELILRLLYYPTMPTSVFVIMALILTYWLVRSGIVHIARTTVIFMATIVIALILLFPLAEFRLTRLTSFIFEGETSLFTGGLQVYFSFLGYELSLLLIPYLTKKKSAYKPVLFGHLLITFIYLITCFIAFGFFSFPQLLNDTFPLLTMFEYIELPFLERIEGMIFHLFIFEVLVTIILYFWGADQFFKQAIPKLSSRFSILILLIIAFILTLFIKITREVEKWIMIIGSGGIIVAFGLPIFILLLMGISNIVHRLRT, from the coding sequence ATGCAGGAGAAAATTCATCGTTATCAATTGGCCATTATTATTTATATGATCCAAGTTGGTATTAGCATTTTTACCTTACCTCGAATTGTAGCAGAGGCATTTGGTACGAATGGCTGGATAGCCCTCTTGTTCGTTTCTTTCATCGGTGTGCTTAATATTCTGCTTATCGGTTTGGTCTTTCATTTTGGAAAGGATCGTACCATCTTTCAACTATTAGAAAAGTCTATTCCGAAGCTATTGCTTTTCCCTATATATATAGCGATAGCATTGTTATGGAGCTGTCTTGCCGTTCTTATTGCAAAAGATTTTGAACTTATTTTGCGCTTATTATACTACCCTACAATGCCTACATCCGTATTTGTTATTATGGCACTTATTTTGACTTATTGGCTCGTTCGGAGTGGGATTGTCCATATTGCGAGAACAACCGTTATTTTCATGGCAACTATCGTCATTGCATTAATATTATTATTTCCGCTTGCGGAGTTTAGACTTACTCGACTCACCTCATTTATCTTTGAAGGAGAGACTAGTCTCTTTACGGGTGGTTTACAAGTTTACTTTTCCTTTTTAGGATATGAGCTTTCGTTACTACTCATTCCTTACCTGACAAAAAAGAAATCTGCCTATAAACCTGTGTTATTTGGGCATCTATTAATTACGTTTATTTATTTAATCACTTGTTTTATTGCCTTTGGTTTCTTTAGTTTCCCTCAGCTGCTTAATGACACGTTTCCTTTATTAACAATGTTTGAGTATATCGAGCTTCCCTTTCTTGAAAGAATTGAAGGAATGATTTTTCATTTATTTATCTTTGAGGTCCTTGTTACGATTATCCTCTACTTTTGGGGAGCAGACCAATTTTTTAAACAAGCCATTCCTAAATTATCTTCTCGCTTTTCCATTTTGATTTTACTAATCATTGCCTTTATTCTGACGCTTTTCATTAAAATTACTAGAGAAGTTGAAAAATGGATTATGATTATCGGTTCAGGTGGGATTATAGTGGCCTTTGGCCTCCCTATCTTTATACTTCTTCTAATGGGGATTTCGAATATTGTTCATAGACTTAGAACATGA
- a CDS encoding TetR/AcrR family transcriptional regulator, translated as MTNKKNHTKQDTREKILEASIKLLSEKGYKATTLLTIAQEAQVSEMTVVRHFQNKENILIESIKMLHFDIPKMKHFLETEAKYEVESDLKEIIFIILNTFIKNRKLISILLREKEFKDKIDTLIPEDLCDLLIEYFDVMKEKEKIHLPLNSEAITYNVISSIIGILVVRSRFENKFTTVTREEAVDTFIQIFTQGLKR; from the coding sequence ATGACAAATAAAAAGAACCATACGAAACAGGATACTCGTGAAAAAATATTAGAAGCCTCCATTAAGCTCCTATCCGAGAAAGGGTATAAAGCAACCACTCTCTTAACCATTGCTCAAGAAGCACAAGTATCGGAAATGACGGTTGTCAGGCACTTTCAAAACAAAGAAAACATTTTAATTGAGAGTATTAAAATGCTTCACTTTGATATACCTAAAATGAAACATTTTCTTGAAACAGAAGCAAAGTATGAAGTAGAAAGCGATTTAAAAGAAATCATTTTCATCATTTTAAACACTTTCATAAAAAATCGAAAGTTAATTAGCATTTTACTAAGAGAAAAAGAATTTAAAGACAAAATTGATACGTTAATCCCTGAAGACCTATGTGATTTGTTAATCGAATACTTTGATGTAATGAAAGAAAAGGAAAAGATACACCTTCCATTGAACTCTGAAGCCATTACCTATAACGTTATTTCAAGCATTATCGGAATCCTTGTCGTCCGTTCACGTTTTGAGAATAAATTTACAACCGTTACACGAGAAGAAGCCGTTGACACCTTTATCCAAATATTTACTCAAGGGTTAAAACGATGA
- a CDS encoding YjcZ family sporulation protein, whose product MGDYGHKNNFVLIVVLFILLIIVGCACFFY is encoded by the coding sequence ATGGGCGACTATGGTCATAAAAATAACTTCGTGTTAATCGTGGTGTTATTCATATTGTTGATTATTGTGGGCTGTGCATGTTTCTTCTACTAG